One segment of Anatilimnocola aggregata DNA contains the following:
- a CDS encoding 2,4'-dihydroxyacetophenone dioxygenase family protein — protein sequence MNVSAMAASRMISDLVITAIPEDERLWVPQAKGVWFRPLLLNTVNGEWVNLLRVRRSGVLSRHRHPAPVHGFVLKGSWRYLEHEWIAREGMYVFEPPGEVHTLVVDNDTEEMITLFHVCGALIYYTEDGQPCGHDDVHTKLEMCRRHFAETGLGEDYVDQFVR from the coding sequence ATGAACGTCTCTGCTATGGCCGCCAGCCGCATGATCTCCGATCTGGTCATCACGGCAATTCCCGAAGACGAACGATTGTGGGTTCCTCAGGCCAAAGGTGTGTGGTTCCGGCCACTTCTGTTGAACACAGTGAACGGCGAATGGGTGAATCTGCTCCGTGTGCGGCGCAGCGGAGTGTTGAGCCGTCATCGCCATCCCGCCCCGGTGCACGGTTTTGTCCTGAAGGGATCGTGGCGTTATCTAGAGCACGAATGGATCGCGCGCGAGGGTATGTACGTTTTCGAGCCGCCAGGCGAGGTTCACACGCTGGTCGTCGATAATGATACCGAAGAAATGATCACGCTCTTTCACGTCTGCGGCGCTCTCATCTACTACACAGAAGACGGGCAACCCTGCGGGCACGATGATGTGCATACCAAGTTGGAGATGTGCCGCCGGCATTTTGCCGAGACTGGTCTAGGCGAAGATTACGTCGATCAATTCGTGCGTTGA